Sequence from the Gloeocapsopsis dulcis genome:
AAGGTGCGTACATTATCGATATCGAAGAAAAGCCCGATCATCGTGGTTTTTTTGCCCGCACCTATTGTGCAGAAGAATTTGCGGCACACGGGTTAAAAGCAACAGTGGCACAATGCAACTTATCATTCAATCATCATAAAGGAACGCTGCGCGGGATGCACTATCAAGTCGCCCCCGCGTGTGAAACCAAGCTGGTACGCTGTATCCAAGGTGCGATTTATGACGTGATTATCGATATGCGCCCAGAATCACCAACCTACTTGCAACATATTGGTGTGGAGTTGTCTGCCCAAAATCGCCGTGCATTGTATGTACCAGAGATGTTTGCCCACGGCTATCAAGCACTGACGGATGGTGCAGAAGTCGTCTATCAAGTGGGTGAGTTTTACACTCCAGGGTATGAACGGGGCTTGCGTTATGATGACCCTGTTTTAGGTATTGATTGGCCTTTACCAGTGAGTGACATTTCTGTTAAAGATGCTGCTTGGGCTTTGTTGGACTCTTTGCTTGTGGGCAGCTACGCTTAACGTTCAGGCTTGGTTCCTGCAAAGATCCTTACTTGGTGCGCGCCTAAAGTAGCTGGATGTTTCTGCATTGTTATTCCATTAAACGAGTAACCTCTCAAAAGATACTGCTCCTATCTCCTCTCTCACAAGAGGCACATTGAATTTAGCTAAATAAACAAAAGCCACTAGAAATTAGTGACTCAAATTCACCGTTTAAGGTCTGAGTTTTTTGTAGATGCTAATTAAATTTGCTGCTGACTAGTCGCTCTACCTAGGCTAGCTGGCAACAGGCAATATTGGGCATCAAGAATACCTGTGTGCATTTTAACACATTGACCGTGCATTTTTTGGAGATAGGTATGTCCTCCCCAAATTTTATTCCTAGTCCAACTTCTGAAGTCAGTGTAAGCTCTTTGTATCAAGAGCCAATTCTGCGAGTGCGATCGTGGCAATATATACTGCAATATCTCAGTAAAAAACTTCTTGACTTTCTTGGTGCAGGATTAGGAGTACTTCTTTTAAGTCCACTTTTACTTGCGATCGCCTTATTTATTCGCTTAGATTCAAAAGGACCAATTTTCTTTCGTCAGCATCGGATAGGGCGAAATGGTAAAGCTTTTGTCATTTGGAAGTTTCGCACAATGGAGGTAAATGCAGAAGAACGACTCAAAGATCTCGAACAGCTTAACGAATCTGAAGGTGGTGTTTTATTTAAAATGAAGGAAGATCCACGCGTAACTCGTGTAGGGAAATTCCTGCGCCGGACAAGTTTAGATGAGCTACCACAACTATTTAATGTATTGCAAGGTAGCATGAGCCTAGTAGGTCCTCGTCCTTTACAGTTGAGAGACTATTACCTAGCAGTCAAAGACTACAAAGATGATATGTTGCAGCGAGCAACAATGTTACCTGGCGTAACAGGATTGTGGCAGGTAAGTGGACGTAGCGAAGTCACTTTTAACGATATGCTGCAAATGGATCTGTTCTATCAAGAAAACTGGTCTTTCTGGTTAGACTTACGCATCCTTTGGCAAACAGTTTTGGTTGTTTTATTACGCAAGGGAGCCTATTAACTCAGTTGAATTGGTATTAAATTTACTCAAGGAGAATTAAAACATCTCAAATCTATCTAACTTTACAGTTAGTAGCAGTAACTATCTTCATAGTCAAAACACTATAGCACTAAGTTACAAGATTTATGTTATTAGTGTTTTGCTTGTATTATCACACAGCAACTAAGCTATACAAGTGTTTTATGTTCTAGACTTTTCTAAAATAAAAATATTTTTAAACCTATTTTAGAGCTAAAAACACTTTGATGTCAAGGGTAAAAATAATTTTAATTAGCATCCAAAAAAGGAAGGAATCTCATGGAAAAACAAGAGCGAGTTAGAGTTTTCATTGGTTCGGGGGAAGCGAGCCTTTTAGAAAGAAAGACTTTGATTCACTCTCTGCGCAAGCACTCTCAAAGAGAGCTTGATATATATGTATTAAATGGTACACATAACTCCATTATCCTAAAT
This genomic interval carries:
- the rfbC gene encoding dTDP-4-dehydrorhamnose 3,5-epimerase, whose amino-acid sequence is MRFSETSLKGAYIIDIEEKPDHRGFFARTYCAEEFAAHGLKATVAQCNLSFNHHKGTLRGMHYQVAPACETKLVRCIQGAIYDVIIDMRPESPTYLQHIGVELSAQNRRALYVPEMFAHGYQALTDGAEVVYQVGEFYTPGYERGLRYDDPVLGIDWPLPVSDISVKDAAWALLDSLLVGSYA
- a CDS encoding sugar transferase; this encodes MSSPNFIPSPTSEVSVSSLYQEPILRVRSWQYILQYLSKKLLDFLGAGLGVLLLSPLLLAIALFIRLDSKGPIFFRQHRIGRNGKAFVIWKFRTMEVNAEERLKDLEQLNESEGGVLFKMKEDPRVTRVGKFLRRTSLDELPQLFNVLQGSMSLVGPRPLQLRDYYLAVKDYKDDMLQRATMLPGVTGLWQVSGRSEVTFNDMLQMDLFYQENWSFWLDLRILWQTVLVVLLRKGAY